The following are encoded together in the Gemmatimonadaceae bacterium genome:
- a CDS encoding MFS transporter gives MPERLPASPTLDTRSTPVSDVVDVATIRKVVMASSAGTVIEWYDFYVFGTLAPILAPLFFPSSSETAAFLNTLATFGAGFAVRPLGALVFGRVGDMVGRKYAFMVTLLIMGVATAAIGLLPTVASVGIAAPLLLVFLRLLQGLALGGEYGGAAIYVAEHAPPHRRGYFTAFVQATATLGLLVSLVVILVTRGLVGEEAFKVWGWRIPFLLSALLVVMSYYIRRRMAESPVFQRMKAEGTVSRMPIREAFGTAERWKIFLSVLFGVVAGQAVVFYTGQFFALFFIQKVLKLSLTDSYVTVALGIVLGTPFYLISGAASDRIGRKRMIVGGLFLAALTLYPIYRGMLWAGGPVSGEGAAAVALHPNIPVLALLVAAQVFLVTLSYGPMAAFLVESYPARIRYTSMSLPYHLGNGWFGGFTPLIAASMVAAYKSPFAGLVYPIAVCVIGGVIGWIFVREPDGSRANDTT, from the coding sequence ATGCCCGAACGACTCCCCGCGTCTCCCACGCTGGACACCCGCAGCACACCCGTGAGCGACGTGGTGGATGTCGCGACGATCCGGAAGGTCGTGATGGCCTCGTCGGCCGGCACGGTGATCGAGTGGTACGATTTCTACGTCTTCGGCACCCTGGCGCCGATCCTCGCACCGCTCTTCTTCCCGAGCTCGAGCGAGACGGCGGCCTTCCTCAACACGCTCGCCACCTTCGGCGCCGGCTTCGCCGTGCGTCCGCTGGGCGCGCTGGTGTTCGGTCGCGTGGGCGACATGGTCGGCCGCAAGTACGCCTTCATGGTCACGCTGCTCATCATGGGCGTGGCGACGGCGGCCATCGGCCTGCTGCCGACGGTGGCGAGCGTCGGCATCGCGGCACCGCTGCTGCTCGTCTTCCTGCGCCTGCTGCAGGGCCTGGCGCTCGGCGGGGAGTATGGCGGCGCCGCGATCTACGTGGCGGAGCACGCGCCGCCGCACCGTCGCGGGTACTTCACGGCGTTCGTGCAGGCCACCGCCACGCTCGGCCTGCTGGTGTCGCTGGTCGTGATCCTCGTCACGCGCGGCCTCGTGGGTGAGGAGGCGTTCAAGGTCTGGGGCTGGCGCATCCCGTTCCTGCTCTCGGCGCTGCTGGTGGTCATGTCGTACTACATCCGCCGCCGCATGGCCGAATCGCCGGTGTTCCAGCGCATGAAGGCGGAAGGCACCGTGAGCCGCATGCCCATCCGTGAGGCCTTCGGCACCGCCGAGCGGTGGAAGATCTTCCTCTCGGTGCTCTTCGGGGTCGTGGCGGGGCAGGCGGTGGTGTTCTACACCGGGCAGTTCTTCGCCCTCTTCTTCATCCAGAAGGTCCTGAAGCTCTCGCTCACCGACTCGTACGTGACGGTGGCCCTCGGCATCGTGCTCGGCACGCCGTTCTACCTGATCAGCGGCGCCGCGTCGGATCGCATCGGGCGCAAGCGCATGATCGTCGGCGGCCTGTTTCTGGCGGCACTGACGCTGTACCCGATCTACCGGGGAATGCTCTGGGCCGGCGGGCCCGTCTCCGGGGAGGGCGCAGCCGCCGTGGCGCTGCACCCGAACATCCCCGTGCTGGCGCTGCTGGTGGCGGCGCAGGTGTTCCTGGTCACGCTGTCCTATGGCCCAATGGCTGCGTTCCTCGTCGAGAGCTATCCCGCCCGGATCCGGTACACGTCGATGTCCCTGCCGTACCACCTCGGCAACGGGTGGTTCGGCGGCTTCACACCGTTGATCGCGGCGTCGATGGTGGCGGCGTACAAGAGCCCCTTCGCGGGGCTGGTCTATCCCATCGCCGTCTGCGTGATCGGCGGCGTGATCGGCTGGATCTTCGTCCGCGAACCCGACGGCTCACGGGCCAACGACACGACCTGA